The following nucleotide sequence is from bacterium.
CGGTGGATGGTCAGCGGGCCGTCCTCGGCCTGCAACTCGATCAGCGAGTAGCGGTGCAACTCCATCAGGGCCTCGTCCACCGCGAGTTCGTCCAGGTCGCCCAGGATATCCCCCGCCAGCCGCAGGACCCGGCGGGGCAGCGGGTCCGGGGCCACGAAGGCCAGGACGCGCAGGATGGACACGGCCTCCGGGCCGAGCTTCTCGATCGACATCTGCCACGTGGTGGCCACGGAGTCCGGGTAGCGTGTGGCGCCGGGCTGACGCCGGGCCAGAAGGCGCTGCCGGTGCTGCGCGTATTGCTCAAGGTAATGCTCAAGAGTCCCGTGCTGCTGGTGGATGTAGGCCGCGGCCTGTTCCAGCGCCAGCGGCAGGTAGCCCAACTCCTTCGCCAGTTCATCCGCCATCGCGCGGTTGGCCTCACTGTCTGCCACGCCGCTGCGACGGATCAGCAGGTCCTGCGCCGGGCCCGACTCCAGCACGTGCACATGCATCGTCTGCACCTCTGCCGACCAGGCGGTGAAGCGGGAGGTGATGATCGTGCGGCACTTGCCGGTCTTGGGCAGCCAGTCCTGGATGCTCTCCTCGTCATGCGCGTTGTCCATGATAAGCAGGCGCCGCGGCCCGCGCGTCAGCTCGTCCAGTGCGCGGCGGGCATTGGCGTCCACGTCGTCCCCCACCGCCACGCCCAGCTTCTCGGCCACGCGGGCGAACTCCAGGGGCAGCAGTTCGGTGTTGGCGGCCGAGACCCACAGGAGGTCGCGGTACAGCCGCCAGAACCGCTCCGCGTACTCCCGGGCCAGGGTCGTCTTCCCGATTCCGCCCTGGCCCTCGACGACGAACGCCGGACTGTGGGTCAGCACCGTCGCGGGGGCCTGGCAGAGCTTCTCATGCAGCTCCGCCAGCAGGGCCTCCCGGCCGACGAAGTAGCGGTTGGCAGCGAAGGGGAGATCGTGGAGGCGCGGGCGTTGCTGGGGCGGGATCTGATCGAGCGCGGCGCGCAGGCGACCGAAGAGCTGCTGCCAGGTCTCGTCCGTAGCCCCGCGCAGGTCCAGGGCCTGCCACTCGCGGATCGGCGCGGGCACGAGCTGATCGGCCCGACCCTCGCCCTCAAAGACGAGCGGGACGACGTACTCGGCGCCGTAGGTCTCGCACTCGGTCCACTGTGACGGCCAGCGCGGAGTGAGGACTGGCAGGATGATGCGGGCGTGCTCGCAGGCCTGCTCGATCAGGTCGTGCCAGAGCGCGACGCGGTCGAGTGCCTCGACATCAAACCAGACGTCGAAGCCGGCGGCGGTCAGGTGGCGGTAGAGGTCCTCGGCGAGTGCACGGTCCTCGGACTTGTAGCTGATGAACAGCGGCGGGTCGGTGGTACCCATGCGGTCCCCCGGCTGAGTGGAGCTGCACCGGGGGTAGT
It contains:
- a CDS encoding TIR domain-containing protein, which codes for MGTTDPPLFISYKSEDRALAEDLYRHLTAAGFDVWFDVEALDRVALWHDLIEQACEHARIILPVLTPRWPSQWTECETYGAEYVVPLVFEGEGRADQLVPAPIREWQALDLRGATDETWQQLFGRLRAALDQIPPQQRPRLHDLPFAANRYFVGREALLAELHEKLCQAPATVLTHSPAFVVEGQGGIGKTTLAREYAERFWRLYRDLLWVSAANTELLPLEFARVAEKLGVAVGDDVDANARRALDELTRGPRRLLIMDNAHDEESIQDWLPKTGKCRTIITSRFTAWSAEVQTMHVHVLESGPAQDLLIRRSGVADSEANRAMADELAKELGYLPLALEQAAAYIHQQHGTLEHYLEQYAQHRQRLLARRQPGATRYPDSVATTWQMSIEKLGPEAVSILRVLAFVAPDPLPRRVLRLAGDILGDLDELAVDEALMELHRYSLIELQAEDGPLTIHRLLQAVQEDGLEVGERQGWVEKALRVVERAFPEADYSNWQVCEALLPHALACSAHAEKHEVLTREAGLLPGLIAVFFQERGQLSAAREPGEQAVRTYERLAATDPGNAAWQRDLSVSHDRIGDVRVAQGDLSGALEAYQHSLDIRERLAAADAGNAAWQRDLSVSHNKLGDVRVAQGDLSGALEEYEADLAIAQRLAAADPGNAAWQ